ttccaacccaaaccattccatgattccaccAAGCTCAGGGTCCCCCCAGATCCTCCTGGTGGAACTGCAGGTGCAGCACAGCGGGGtgaggccagccctgctcactcCTCATCCCATCAGCACCACCCAGAGAGAGCTCGGGGAAGTTGGGATGGAGAGGGAGGAACACCTCAAAAAATCAGCAAATCCcatggggaggggagagggaaggaggggagaggaaggggaggaaggagaggagaggagaggagaggagggatagggagagaggagaggagaggagaggagaggagggagaggagaggagaggagaggagaggaaggagaggagagggagagaggagaggagaggagaggagaggagagagagagaggagaggagagagaggagaggagagagagaggagaggagagagagaggaggagaggagaggagaggagaggagaggacagacaggacaggagaggacgaggagaggagaggagaggacaggagaggagaggagagagagaggagagagaggagagagaggagaggagaggagaggagaggagagagagggagaggagaggagaggagaggagaggaaggacaggagaggacaggacaggacaggagaggacaggacaggacaggagaggacaggagaggagagacaggagaggagaggagaggagcaggagaggagaggacgaggagaggagaggagaggagaggagaggagataggagaggagaggagaggagaggagaggagaggagaggagaggagaggagaggagagaggagaggagggagaggagaggagaggcatgAGAGGAAGTGAGGAGGGAGAGAGCGGGAGGAGAtggacaggagaggagaggacaggaagaaggagagagaggtATACTGTATAATATAGTATGTCATGTCAATGTCATGTCAATGTATAgtataatatattaaattatattgtattatattatagtatacATTAGTATTATGTATTATAGATTATGTAAAtattatgatatatattataaaatctatgttataaaatattattatattataaaatgtacaatatataaaatatatattatattataaatatatatatattgtgaatatattatatattttatatatatataaaatttataatgCAATATCTATTGTATAATTATCTTTATATACGTATTACATATATTAtctttaattaagaaataactTCTAATTGTAACAGcatgaattataacatctgtatcCTCCCTCCCttcacatgagactgaaaagagaattaaaattttgaGAAAGCCCCTCAGTTGCCCCatgtcagcagcaggaaaggttCAATCCCCATCTCTCTCcttgcagggcaggagccagcccagaggagTCCCGGGAGCCCGGACCTGCTTTCGCAGCTCCCCACCCAGGACGggccctgctccatccatcccttcaTCCCCAGGGACAAATTCGGGATTTCTGCTccaccttccccagccagggccGGCCTGagctccccaaatcccccccgcagtgtccccaggaattccaggctgtgttggtttattttttatttgtggagTGGTTAGGGGTGTTTTGGGAAGTaactctgtccctctgtctgtccctctgtctgtccctctgtctgtctgtccctctgtctgtccctctggctggctggctgctcccagggtggGATCTGGGCTGGAATCAGCAGAGCTCGTTATGCAGCAGTTAATTACCGGCACCCCCGGTAATTATAAGGTATAATagaatattatatatatatatataaatatataatgtataaaatataatagataatatatatcatatatgAATAATGTGAATATGTAATATGTAATATGAATATATAATGTAGAATATATAAAttagatatatagatagatatataaTGTATAAGACATAGATAGACaataatatagtaatatataatatgataatatataatatataatatataatatataatatataatatataatatataatatataatatataatatataatatataatatataatatataatatataatatatgatacagaataaataatatataatacatgATACgtaataaataatatataatacatgatacataataaataatatattatagaGAATagagaatatagaatatagaatatagacAATGTATAATAGATAATACATAATACATTATATATTGTATAATGTATAATTTATAATGtttaatatgtaatatataatagataatagattatatattgtataatgtataatatagaatatttaatatttaacatataatgtataatatataatgtttaatatataatatataatttataatttataatgtttaatatataatatataatacataatatgtaatatataatatataatacataatacataatatataatatataatatataatttataatatataatatagtatatagtatatagtatatactatatagtatatagtatatattcTAATATAATCGAATGGAAAATAACAGAATATAATAATTACTAATGTAAcgaatataatatattataattaataattgGTTCCGAGCCCCTGACGGGGCTGAGTCAGAGGGAACATTCCAGAGGCTCGGCGCCCTCCCGGCCACAGGAGGGTGCTCGGAGATCATCCGTGGAGGAGAGCACCGAGAGgatctcatcccacccctggaAAATGGGGATTTTCAGCTCGGAGTCACGTGAAAAGGGATGGACGAAAAACCCAAATTCTAAACAAATAGCAGAGGTTTCCTTGGGGATGTTGGGGACGTGCCAGAGAGaatgaaataatgcaaaaaaattctCTGGCTTGCAGCTGGTACACCTCCAGTGGATATTTCACACATTTATTGTATctgagtttttattattatatttaattagTAAACGCTTTGAGGGTGAATTGCTTGACTCGAGAGACTCCCTTGACTTGAAAATCAAGttctcacaatttttttcctgtgttgtttgtttgttttgtttatttgattttatttggttttggttggttttattATGTTTGTatggtttgttggtttggtttttggtttgttttttttccctgtttgtttcTGATAGAATTAAAATCCCTGAATCCCcgaggctggaaaagccctcccagacCATCAACTCCAACCTgagccccatccccaccttggACACCTCCAAGGACGTGACCCCACCACCTTCCCAgagttctttaaaaattcccCTCTGGAACAAAGTcggaagcagaaaaataaaactttattttgagTGACATTGGCACGGGGAGCCCTTTGGTGGCACCGGGGCCACCTGGAGGCAGTGTCATCCACGTGGGGGGCCGAGCCCACATCTCCTTCACACGGCCACCGGAATCTCCTCGtgccagagagagcagaggaaagaggagaagaaaaggagctgCGAGAGCCCAAAAATCTAACAGAGGGAATTCATGGAGAGGATGAAACGAGGGCTGGGTCCTATAGGCCAGAAGGCCAAGTCCAGAGGTTCCTAAAAGCAAGGTTCCAAGACCAGAGTCCAAGGTTCCAAGTCAAAAGAAGGCCAAGCAGAGTTAAAGGCAGAGGTTCCTTAAAGAACCAGAAGGTTCCCAAAGGTTCCAGAAAGTTCCTAAAAGAGCCAGAAGGTTCCTTAAAGAACCAGAAGGTTCCCAAAGGTTCCAGAAGGTTCCTAAAAGAGCCAGAAGGCTCCTAAAAGAACCAGAAGGTTCCCAAAGGTTTCAGAAGGTTCCTAAAAGAGCCAGAAGGTTCCTTAAAAAACCAGAAGGTTCCCAAAGGTTCCAGAAGGTTCCTAATGATTCCAGAAGGTTCCCAATGGTTCCAGAAGGTTCCTAAAAGAGCCAGAAGGTTCATTAAAGAACCAGAAGGTTCCTAAAGCTTCCAGAAGTTTCCCAAAGGCTCCAGAATATTCACAATGGTTCCAGAAGGTTCCGGAAAGTTCCCAAAGGCTTCAGAAAGTTCCCAATGGTTCCAGAAGGTTCCCAAAGGTTCCAGAAGGTTCCCAAGGGTGCTCAGGAGTGGTTTCAGCAGGAGAAGTGTGGTGTTCCCGGGAGCTGCCCCTCTGTGCTGGATGTCCTCCTGCTCTTCACGCCCCGGCCGTGCCCTGGGTGCCCAGCAAGGTTCTACTGCCCACAGTTGTACTGGTAACTGTTGGACCACTGGTAGGAGTAGGGGCAGGAGCGCTCCGGGCACGCGGGGCCCGGGGcgcacacctggggacacctgagcACGCCCTGCCCGCAGTTGGGCACGCCCAGCTCCCGGCCCTGCGCCAGGAGCCGCGGGAAGGTGGTGGAGCAGGAAtccaggcactgggagctgctgcacgaggaggaggaggaggaggagtgccCTTCCACCACGCGCATCTCCACGCAGCTGGGCCGGCAGGGGTTGGCCAGGGCTTTCCTCACGGTGCAGACCTTGGGTGCCACAGGGGCGCAGggtgagcaggggctgcagggcaccaCCAacccagagccctggcactgctgggggaaggTGAGCGTGGGGCTCTGCACCCCGCCGGGGATGAAGCACTGCTGCTTGTACTGGTAGTTGTAGTAGGACATGGCTCCGAGGATCCTGGAAAAcacaggagggagctggaggaattccctgctgggctctggaggGGAGCTCTCAGCCCTCAGCTCTCCACCCAAACTTGCTTTTCCCTAAAAAactcccctgcagctccagctgttgaggggagcagggagctgcaatccctgggaaaaggggaattttgGGACCTGGGATTGGTGCTGAGGTCCTCAGTTTCTTTAGGAGACtctcatttatttcctttccaggTGCCTCACCTGACACTGGAATTTCTTTCtgccagcagaaggaaaagtaaaGGAAGGAATCACCCTTGGACATCCTGGGATGTCCCAGACCCCTCCTCtcatcccagggtgctccaagccctgtccaacctggccctaGACACTTCCAAGGATAGAGAATCCATGGAATCATCTGAGCtagggcctccccaccctcacagggagcaattccttcccaaaatcccactcAAAttccccctctgtccccctgaccccattccctgtgtcctgtccctgcagttcttgaggaaaagtccctctccagcttccctggagaTCCTGGAGGGGCTCTGGGGTCTCCACAggctcagcattcccagcctgaCAAAGACTAATCCAGAGCTGGATAATTATCACCTGAACTACTGAAAGAAGTGGCCTGTAATAAAGGGGAAGTCTAGATCTCAATtttaacaaagcaaataaaaaatatggatttaataaataaataaataaataaatttaattaattaaaaagaagaaggggaagaTAGCTCACATCCCAAATCGGGCGAGGTCCTGTAAATCTCAAGCTCAacttttaaaaccattttcctGTCTCCGCCATTAAAAAAAGCCAGCAACAAACCCAAGAAAGAACCTTTATCTGCAACAACCCTCTTCGTTCCCAGTGTCAGGGTATTCCAGATTCCAGTTCCAAGTCCCAGCAGAATGGGATTTTCTTAGGTGTAGGAACAGGGAAACAACTTACCGAGCTCACAGTGGAGAGTAAGGACTGGGTGGAAAGCTTGGAAATGGGGGTTTTTATATGGAGTTTTTATAGTCCTTCAGGCTTCATGGAAAACCTGAGCCACCGAGTGCCAAATCCTAATAAAGCACACCAGGGAATTTGTTCTCATGCAACTTTTTCACTGGCTGTAATTATTTTACTCACTTGGGCCTGTTAACGCATTATTATCCCCAAATCCCGTGAAAAACACCTCACACCCTGAGGGCTCTTTCCATTTGAAAGCTTtactgggagaaggaaaagctgcctTTTATCTGGCTGACCTCATTAGGTACCTGAAGAAATCCATCCCTCTTTTCCTAAAGCTCCTTTTGTGGGAGTGACCACGGggaagcagtgctggaggagtgGGAATTGATTGGGGTCATCCCAACGGCTCTGGGACCATCCCAATGGCTCTGGGACCATCCCAATGCATCTGGGGTCATCCCAAGGGCTCTGGGGTCATCCCAAGGGCTCTTGGACCATCCCAATGCATCTGGGGTCATCCCAAGGGCTCTGGGATCATCCCAACGGCTCTGGGACCATCCCAACGGCTCTGGGACCATCCCAACAACTTTGGGACCATCCCAATGCATCTGGGGTCATCCCAACGGCTCTGGGGTCATCCCATTGGCTCTGGGGTCATCCCAACAGCTTTGGGGTCATCCCAACGGCTCTGGCACCATCCCAACGGCTCTGGCACCATCCCAAGGGCTCTGGGGTCATCCCAGTGGCTCTGGGACCATCCCAACAGCTCTGGGATGATCCCATTGGCTCTGGGGTCATCCCAACGGCTCTGGCACCATCCAAGCTCTGGCACCATCCCAAGGGCTCTGGGGTCATTCCAAGGGCTCTGGGACCATCCCAACAGCTCTGGGACCATCCCAACGGCTCTGGGGTCATCCCAACGGCTCTGGGGTCATTCCAACAGCTCTGGGGTCATCCCAATGGCTTTGGGACCATCCCAGTGCCTCTGGGACCATCCCAACGGCTCTGGGGACATCCCAACAGCTCTGGGGTCATCCCAGTTGCTCTGGGACCATCCCAACGGCTCTGGGGACATCCCAACGGCTCTGGGGTCATCCCAGTGGCTGTGGGACCATCCCAGTAGCTCTGGGATCATCCCATTGGCTCTGGGGTCATCCCAACAGCTCTGGGGTCATCCCAACAGCTTTGAGGTCATTCCAACAGCTCTGGCACCATCCCAACAGCTCTGGGGTCATTCCAACGGCTCTGGGGTCATCCCAAGGGCTCTTGGACCATCCCAAAGGCTCTGGCACCATCCCAACAGCTCATCTTTGCACCCAGAGCTTGGCTCTGTCCCCGTGCCTTGCGCTGGGCCCTTGGAAACGATCCTGTGATGTCATGAGGGTAATTAGCAGCCTTTGATGTGCCGGGACGCAGCCCTGAAATTGGCTCTGTGCCGGCGTTGCTCGTAATGGGGCTGAGCCGGGCCGGCTTGGCTCGTGTCAGACATTAATGAGCGTTTGTGAGGGGTTTATGAGGTTCTGTTATGAAGGTGTTGTTTAatgtcctgctcctgcttcgTGTGTGGGTAAACACCGGGACGAGCCAGCTCAGCACCTCCCGAATGTCTTCATTAATCAGGAGCGTCTTAATTTATCACCAGAGTGTCCTCATTTATCACTAAAATGTCTTCATGTGTCAGCAGGGCAAAGCTGAGTTTTGGGGTGAGAACAGGCTCTGATAAaggtgttttttccctttttccagctcagggAATCCCTTGGAAAAACAGCCCAGCTGGATGTGGTGGTTTAGCTGTGGTTTGATGTAATTAGTGAATACACCACGTGTTTGGGTGTTGGAAGGGGGAGCAGAGTCATCAGGGATTCCTGGGGTGGTCTGGGTGGGAAGAACCTTCCAGAACGTCTCGTTCCACCCCCTCCACAGGCATGTGGAAGGTGGGATTGTCTCTCCAAACTCCTAAGAGGAGATTTGGAGCCCCTGGATGTGGGTCTGGGTGTCCAGGTAGGGttgggcacagcttggactcgATGACCTTGGGGCTCTTTTCCAACCCCAGCGATCCTGGGGTTCTGTTTTTGGTGTTCCATTGGTCTCAGGGATGGGTTGGATCCCTGGTCCCTGTTTTTTTGAACACTTCACCCACACTGGTGTCCTCAgggctctccctcctcctgggctTAGATCTCCCTCGATCCTTTCAGTTTTATCTTTACAAAGCTGGTGATTTTTTGCGTTTTGCATCTTCATCTTTAGAAGTGCTGACATTGGATCCTTCAGCCTGTCTGGGCTGGAAAATCAAGCTGACACTGCTCTGTCGTGCTCCTCACTCAGGTGCTGAGTTTTGGCCACGTGTCACCTGTTGATTCATCACTTTTATTTCCTGGTTGTGCCTGAGCTGTTACAACTCTGTTAACAACGATACAGTGACAACATCGGGGCACTAATGAGCTTTTGTGATGTGTTTGGAAACACCTGCAGAAAGCCTTGACATGATTCTTGTCAGGGTTAATGTTCATGTTCACAGAAATCcaccctgcagtgacaggagccctgagcagagggaaCAAATCCCAGCACTGTGGATTCCTCCCACGCTGCAGTAAAGATCTGAACTTTTCATTATTAACAAATCCCTAAGATAAGACTTAACATCCAGTTTAATCTTCAGCTGGTTGAAACCACTAATTAGGTATTCATTCCAATGTTTTTGACTTTGGGGATGAATTGCTGGCCGGTTTAATCCGAGGTGAAGGTGGATGTTGCAATCCCTGTGGTTATCGTTGATTATTGTGGctgtcccacccctggaagtgtccaaggtcgggatggacagggtttggagaaacctgggacacTGGAAGGTGGAATGGGATGGTCTtggaagtcccttccaacccaagggAGAAGACTTTGAGGCGAGGTTTAATAAAAGACAGCAGAAGtaggaaaatacttttatttttttaaccgAATGGGAACCAGAAGAGGGCAATTTTTGGGGGTGGGAGTGTCCGTCCAGCTCACACCTCGGCAGCTGTCCCAGAGCCTCCTCCTCAGGTTTAGCTGGTTGGGATGATAACCCCAACCAGCAGGGATTCATCAGCAGCTGGCATTCCAGAGGTGTCTCCCACTTGTTGTTCCCAACGTCAGCTGTTCCAGCAGCTTCAGGTGCCCTTTGGTCAGAGAAGTGACTCCATGGAAAAAATGCCTGACGAGGTCTTGCCTCGGTCACACCCCATTTATGGCCCTTTTTGCCATTCCCCAAATCCAGTCATGATTTATGGTTTCGAAAATATGGGGTTTTAATGTGATATTAAATGTGCTCTTGCCTTTCTTTCCGTTTTATTGTTCAAATGTGTAAATTGGGTACTCGGTGTCGGGTTGAAAAAGGTGTCTTGACTTATTTGGGTCTATAACCataaaattcaggatttttgcAGTGTGCCAGAGCTTTGATCCGACTTTTCATTAGTCTAAAGAACCCAGAACACAGGTTATTCCTCTTTCATCAAACATTTCATTCAAGAACCCAGAACTCCAGTTTATCCCTCACTTTTTCAGCTCTTCCTGGGCCGAGTCGAGGATATTTTCATCCAGAAAAATGTCTGGCTCCCCCCTGCCAAGGAACGAGTCCAGTCATGGAGAAGATCAAACCTAAACCccataaatattttccctttgagATGCAGAGACAAAGAACCCCCTCCCTATAAAGCTGAAATTGCAGAGTGGCAAAGGCAGTAAAGGACAGGTCATGCAGGACACAAGGGCCAACCAGTAATTAGCAAGAGTGATTTATCTAAAACAATTAGCATCCGTTAACAAAGCTGGATCTGGAAAGAATCGAGGTTAGTAATTGATTAGGAAGTTCTGCATGTGGGTGATTCACGTGCTGGGCACTACGAGGCCGGGTATAAAAGTGCTTGACCTCACATCTCGCACCATCACTTCTCTTGTCTCACCCTCTGGTGTTGCAGGTAAGTGAATTCCTAAATTCCTGGACTCCTGAATTCCTCCTCTAGCCAAGCCTTCGAGTGTGGTTTTGGGATCAGGCTGACATTCTGCTGGTGGGAACCACTGGATGGGGCACTTGGGGCTCTGGTACGGTTGGGAAGGTGGGGATTGATCACAGGTTGGACTCCTGGAGGGATTTTCCAACCTCAGGCATTCTGGGATTGGTAAATGAATCCATTTGTGACTGCTCAGCCATTGGGAAATGCAGATCTGGGTGAGATCCAAGTAATATTCCATGAATATTCCATTTGTGTTCAGTACACAGTTCAGGGATGCATTTTGGGTTCTGAGCTATGAGAATCCTCCCTGCCCCTTGAGCCTCTTTGTAGCCTTTCATCCTCATCTTTGATTATGAAACCCAtgtgaattttgttttattttcctgctcttcccttgccCCACAGAtccccaccccagccatggTTCActccctgagcccctgcacCGAGGGCAGCGCCTCCCCCTGCAACGTGGCCGTGCCCCAGCCCGTGGCCGACTCCTGCAACGAGCCCTGTGTCCGACAGTGCCCGGACTCCACGGTGGTCATTTACCCTCCTCCAGTGGTGGTCACCTTCCCCGGGCCCatcctcagcaccttcccacagcagagctccgTGGGCTCCGTGGGAGTCCCCGAAGTCGGAGCCGGCGTCGGGGGCAGCGCCGGAGCCGGTGTTGGAGCTGGTGTCGGAGGTGTTTTTGGTGCTGCCCGAACCCCTGGAGCTTCCCAAGTTTATGGTGGGGCCAGGTGGGGCCGGGGGTACCCGGTGGGCAGCTGCAGACCCTGCTGCTAAGGCCAGGATGTGGCCGCTGGACGAGAGTGACCGGCAGGACGCGGCTCCATGGCCGAGCACGGCACTCAGGGAGAGTTGAGCATTTGGGGTGGAATTAAAACCATCTGTGGATCTTTGAAGGCCTCAAAAATCCCTTTCCATCCTTCTGCCcttcctggttttccttctctaaagctttcctctctttccaagCACTCTGTTCTCAAAGCTATGGGCTGTTCCTGGTTCCTTGGGGGCTTGTTGGGATCTTTTTGGCTTCCCGCTGgcagtaggtttagattagggAGAAATTAGGATTTTAGATTTTAGGGAGAAATTAGGAGGGAATTCTTTCTTGTGAGgacctggcacaggttgcccagggaagctgtggctgcctcatccctctGGAAGtttccaaagccaggctggatggggcttggagcaacctgggagagtggaaggttctctgcccatggcaggggtgggactggatcATCTTTAAAgtcccacccaaaccattctgtgcttctgtgactGTGGCAATGTC
This portion of the Serinus canaria isolate serCan28SL12 chromosome 25, serCan2020, whole genome shotgun sequence genome encodes:
- the LOC108963479 gene encoding keratin-associated protein 10-2-like; this translates as MSYYNYQYKQQCFIPGGVQSPTLTFPQQCQGSGLVVPCSPCSPCAPVAPKVCTVRKALANPCRPSCVEMRVVEGHSSSSSSSCSSSQCLDSCSTTFPRLLAQGRELGVPNCGQGVLRCPQVCAPGPACPERSCPYSYQWSNSYQYNCGQ
- the LOC103823986 gene encoding claw keratin-like, giving the protein MVHSLSPCTEGSASPCNVAVPQPVADSCNEPCVRQCPDSTVVIYPPPVVVTFPGPILSTFPQQSSVGSVGVPEVGAGVGGSAGAGVGAGVGGVFGAARTPGASQVYGGARWGRGYPVGSCRPCC